The genomic stretch AAGAGGCCATTTCTGTGCAGCAGCCTCAGTCTGAGGAGGGTTGAGGAGActttgttcagcctagagagaGTCTACACTCTGTGCCAAGGTGCTTGGTGCACCCACCTCCCTGCCCAGAGCTGTGCAAgcacaacccaaaccagcacTCAGCTGGAGGGCCCTGCACCAGATGGTCTCATACCAGATACCACATCTTCAGCTTGCTTAGCTTGGGTTTCAGCACAGCATTTCAGATCCACAGCTGCTGAGCACCACTACCGGCAGCAACCAGGTACCTGAtgctcctctgcctccctccagccacagcaggaccctgagcagcagttcacagagagcaagagagaaCGAACCCCAAGTGCTATCACCTGTAGGTTCAGGACCGCAGAATCAACAGCGGGTGTCAGCAGAGGGAGGACACGTGGGGGCTGTGGAGCCACATGAGCAGGAGCTCCAGGTTCGCAAGGCAGCCCAAAGGCTCAGAAACCTGCCCAGTTAGAGCCAGAGCATGAGCACGTCCTCCAGGAGACATCTGCTACGCCCTTGCAGGCCTTCACACCACTCTTCTGTCTCCGAAGCCAGCAGACCTAGTATAAGAGCTTTTGCTCATGCGTTGTGCTGGGCTTTCAGTTTGGCTGCTGCAATCCCTGCCTAGCTCATAAGCAGGCTAAGGGTAACCTTGCCTCATTTGCACAGCCTGGCTTAAGGCATCCCATTGTCACAGGATGCCCTCACTATCTATGGGGGTTCTTCTCACTGCTATTTCACCCCTCCATTCAAGATACCACTATTTAATAAAGACTGTCTGCCATGTCCTATTGGAAGTGTACGTGGAGATATTTACTCCTAAACTGAGTAAGCACAAAGCTTGACAAAGGATGCATCCCAGTTAGAGGCTGACTGAGGAGGCCAGCTTTGTAGACTCGAATTCACATTTGTGATGGGCAAAGTAAATATTTACTTAAACACTCTTCATTTTTATAGGATACACACCTGTCAAGGGGTAGGAGGAAAGTGTTACCAtgtcttttcctgtttcaggtCTCAGAACATCACATGGCTGTTGCTGTTACAAACTGTTCAGTTACCACAAGCTCTTTGTTCCTTGCAAGAATGTCAGTGCTAGTGCATTCACAGGTACCTTTAGTGTTTCCTCAATCtggtgggtttctttttaatccaTGGGCTAGGTCAGTGGTCACAGCAGCTGAGGCAGATGGGTTATgcccaaaaggaagaaaataataggCTTCATTTAGAATAGGTCAgtggttggactcgatgatcttaaagtcttttccaacctaagtgattctgtgattctgtgacaatgAATGTGTCAAACAACTGCAGTATCACAAATCTAGAACCTGATCACCATGTCTGCCTCATTGAACTTGCTCTGTATAGTGCCATTTTCTTGTTTGGAGCTCTGTTTAATGCCCTTGCCCTTTGGGCGTTCTGCAAGATAAAGAAGTGGACAGAAACAAGGGTGTATGCAATCAACTTAGTCTTCGCAGACTGCTTTGTCATCTGCACCTTGCCTTTCATGGCTTATTTTCTCTGGAATAAGTCAGCCCGAGACAAACTCTGCCAATTTACAGAGACAGCATATTTCATCAACATGTTAGTGAGCATCTACATAATTACATTTGTCTCCACTGACCGATACATTGCCATAAAACACCCCTTGAAAGCCAGGGCCTTCATGTCTCCATCAAAGGCAGCCCTTCTCTGTGGGCTTCTGTGGGTCTCTGTGGTAGTGGGTGCCACTGCACACATTTGGCAGAGCCAATCCACCCTCCACTTCCAGAAGGATACCACCgtgcctgctgctctgagccCGCTTTCcatgttcttcatttttattcttccattaGCAATCTTAACTTTATACTCCACAGGAGTGATCAGGAGCCTCAAGAGATGCCTGAACACCAGTGCACCAGAAGAGAAATCAATCCAGAAAGCTGTTCACATTATCTACACAAACCTGATTGTATGTCTAGTATGTTTTCTGCCAGCCTTCTTTGGGTTACTTGCCAGGTTCATAATGGATAGCGTTGCAGCTACCAGTTTCGTGCTCCAGGTTATGAAGAACATCTCCTGCGTGACAAGGTGTATTGCCACATCTAACTGCTGCCTGGATAGCGTCTGCTACTACTCTGTGACCAAGGAGTTCCATGAAGCCCTTCTACCGCCCAAAACCAGCAGTGATAAAACAGATCAAATCCAGCCCTTGCAGACACACACTTGCtaaaggaaagtgaggggtggaaggagggaagcaagagggatgaaaaacagcaaacccaaaaaaataaaacccattaTCTCTGCAACATC from Lathamus discolor isolate bLatDis1 chromosome 3, bLatDis1.hap1, whole genome shotgun sequence encodes the following:
- the LOC136011018 gene encoding G-protein coupled receptor 35-like — its product is MNVSNNCSITNLEPDHHVCLIELALYSAIFLFGALFNALALWAFCKIKKWTETRVYAINLVFADCFVICTLPFMAYFLWNKSARDKLCQFTETAYFINMLVSIYIITFVSTDRYIAIKHPLKARAFMSPSKAALLCGLLWVSVVVGATAHIWQSQSTLHFQKDTTVPAALSPLSMFFIFILPLAILTLYSTGVIRSLKRCLNTSAPEEKSIQKAVHIIYTNLIVCLVCFLPAFFGLLARFIMDSVAATSFVLQVMKNISCVTRCIATSNCCLDSVCYYSVTKEFHEALLPPKTSSDKTDQIQPLQTHTC